The following are encoded together in the Aciduricibacillus chroicocephali genome:
- a CDS encoding response regulator transcription factor — translation MQKILIIEDDPKIAAHLKSFIEKYGYIANIIEDFDHVMDEFSAFNPDLVLLDINLPKFDGYYWCRQIRRNSICPVLFISARTGEMDQVMALENGGDDFITKPFHPDIVMAKVRSQLRRAYGEYANKREERILEMHGLKLFPERYELSFGNEQVRLTKKESDIIETLMDRYPRIAGREDLLEKLWDEQTFVDENTLNVNITRVRKKMQELGIEQAIETVRGAGYRLNVTWEEAP, via the coding sequence ATGCAGAAAATCCTAATCATTGAAGATGACCCGAAAATCGCTGCACATCTCAAATCTTTCATTGAAAAATACGGATACATTGCAAACATCATCGAAGATTTTGACCACGTAATGGATGAGTTCAGTGCGTTCAATCCTGATCTTGTACTTCTTGATATCAATTTGCCGAAGTTCGACGGCTACTACTGGTGCCGACAGATCCGCCGGAATTCGATTTGTCCGGTGCTTTTCATCTCGGCGCGAACTGGTGAGATGGATCAAGTGATGGCACTTGAAAATGGTGGTGATGATTTTATTACGAAGCCGTTTCATCCGGACATCGTCATGGCGAAAGTACGCAGCCAGTTGCGCCGTGCATACGGAGAATATGCAAACAAGCGTGAGGAGCGGATTCTGGAGATGCATGGGCTCAAGTTATTTCCGGAACGTTACGAGCTTAGTTTCGGAAATGAGCAAGTGCGCCTGACTAAGAAGGAATCTGATATTATCGAAACGCTTATGGATCGGTATCCGCGCATCGCGGGGAGAGAAGACCTGCTTGAAAAACTTTGGGATGAGCAAACGTTCGTTGATGAAAACACACTTAATGTGAACATCACCCGCGTGCGGAAAAAAATGCAGGAACTCGGGATTGAGCAAGCGATTGAAACTGTCCGAGGGGCAGGATACCGGCTTAATGTGACATGGGAGGAGGCTCCTTGA
- a CDS encoding ABC transporter ATP-binding protein has translation MAVLEMHEANKVFGTGNTKVEALKKTDFQAEAGDLIAVIGPSGSGKSTFLTVAGGLQEPTSGEVLINGTKIRQLGEKKLSKIRLQEIGFVLQASNLVPFLTVKQQMQLLDKVKKDNLQGEELERLYEALGINDFLHKLPGDLSGGQRQRVAIAKAFYANPSILLADEPTASLDSDRAFEVMDLFKRVTKENNKTTIVVTHDTRLIGYCDKVYNITDGVLKEVDKESIRGEG, from the coding sequence ATGGCTGTACTTGAAATGCATGAAGCAAATAAAGTATTCGGCACTGGCAATACAAAAGTTGAAGCATTGAAAAAAACGGATTTCCAGGCAGAGGCCGGTGACCTGATTGCGGTAATCGGGCCATCCGGTTCTGGAAAAAGTACATTCCTCACTGTTGCCGGCGGACTGCAGGAGCCTACATCAGGGGAAGTACTTATAAACGGAACAAAAATCCGCCAGCTCGGTGAGAAAAAGTTATCCAAAATCCGTCTTCAAGAAATCGGATTTGTCCTGCAGGCGAGCAATCTCGTCCCCTTCCTTACTGTCAAACAACAAATGCAGCTGCTCGACAAGGTAAAGAAGGACAATTTGCAAGGTGAAGAATTAGAGCGGCTTTATGAGGCTCTTGGGATTAACGACTTTCTTCATAAACTTCCGGGTGACTTGTCCGGCGGTCAGCGCCAACGTGTAGCTATTGCAAAAGCGTTTTACGCAAACCCGTCAATCCTGCTCGCAGATGAACCGACTGCCTCACTTGACTCCGACAGAGCCTTCGAAGTTATGGATCTGTTTAAACGCGTAACGAAGGAGAATAACAAAACAACGATTGTCGTTACTCATGACACGAGATTAATCGGCTATTGTGACAAAGTGTACAACATTACAGACGGTGTTTTGAAAGAAGTTGATAAGGAAAGTATACGTGGAGAAGGATAA
- a CDS encoding ABC transporter permease → MFLAWNEIKQNKLRFALVIGVLLLVAYLVFFLSGLANGLKTMNRAAVDKWDGDGIILTKESDMNLQQSSFKNDEVTKKNGVKYAQLGALNTIATSGEDSKGVALFGIDPDEFIMPKVTEGKAFAADGEVIAADSLRDDGFKLGDTLKLSSTDETLKITGFTDNAKFNAAPVLYGSLTTYQKVRFSGGWKQNKDRINGYVVRTKTLDKVTAPKQLEVISNQSFIQNLPGYKEQNLTLNFMIYFLFAISAFIVAIFLYVLTIQKVSIFGVLKAEGLSSSFLARSVVVQTAILALTGILIGFGLTVLTGLFLPPAVPVAFNYLDMLLYGTVLFAVSLLGAVFSVLTIVRINPLKAIGG, encoded by the coding sequence ATGTTTCTTGCCTGGAACGAAATTAAACAGAATAAGCTGCGCTTCGCTCTTGTAATCGGCGTGCTCCTGCTCGTCGCCTATCTCGTATTCTTCCTATCCGGTCTCGCCAACGGCTTAAAAACAATGAACCGTGCCGCCGTTGACAAATGGGATGGTGATGGAATTATTCTGACGAAAGAATCGGATATGAACCTCCAGCAATCCAGCTTCAAGAATGATGAGGTGACCAAGAAAAACGGTGTGAAATATGCCCAGCTCGGTGCATTGAACACAATTGCCACATCTGGAGAAGATTCAAAAGGGGTTGCCCTATTCGGCATTGACCCGGATGAATTCATTATGCCGAAAGTAACCGAGGGGAAAGCTTTTGCGGCTGATGGGGAAGTAATTGCTGCCGACTCCTTGAGAGATGATGGCTTTAAACTCGGTGACACTCTAAAACTGTCATCTACAGATGAAACATTGAAGATTACTGGTTTCACCGACAATGCCAAATTCAATGCTGCTCCAGTCCTATATGGCAGTCTCACCACATATCAAAAAGTGAGATTTTCCGGAGGTTGGAAACAGAACAAGGATCGGATTAACGGGTATGTTGTAAGAACAAAAACACTCGATAAAGTGACTGCTCCGAAACAGCTTGAAGTGATTTCAAATCAGAGTTTCATTCAAAATCTGCCTGGTTACAAAGAGCAGAACCTGACACTTAATTTCATGATTTACTTCCTGTTTGCCATTTCGGCGTTCATCGTCGCTATTTTCCTGTATGTACTGACAATCCAGAAGGTGAGCATCTTCGGCGTACTCAAGGCAGAAGGGCTTTCCAGTAGTTTCCTTGCCCGCTCCGTCGTTGTCCAAACAGCAATTCTTGCACTTACCGGTATATTAATCGGATTCGGGCTCACTGTGCTGACTGGACTATTCCTGCCGCCAGCAGTGCCAGTAGCATTCAACTATCTTGATATGCTCCTATATGGAACTGTGCTGTTCGCTGTCAGTCTACTCGGCGCTGTCTTCTCTGTGCTGACGATTGTCCGAATCAATCCACTCAAGGCGATAGGAGGTTAA
- a CDS encoding MaoC family dehydratase, with product MKYNFVISETDTYSYAELSGDWNPIHFDSDAAKQAGFERPCAHGMLVASRGLAILQEAGLLQEADLSKTDFTFHAPVLVGDEVYMEAERNSDGYKLTFYSERILVIKGNVTI from the coding sequence GTGAAATATAATTTTGTTATAAGTGAGACAGATACATATTCATATGCCGAACTTTCCGGGGATTGGAATCCGATTCATTTTGATTCAGATGCAGCGAAGCAGGCTGGCTTCGAGCGTCCTTGTGCTCATGGCATGCTTGTCGCTTCGAGAGGATTGGCGATTTTGCAAGAGGCTGGTTTGCTGCAAGAAGCAGATTTGTCTAAAACCGATTTCACCTTCCACGCACCTGTCCTAGTTGGTGATGAAGTCTATATGGAAGCAGAGCGGAATAGCGATGGATACAAGCTGACGTTTTATTCAGAGCGTATCCTCGTCATAAAAGGAAACGTTACAATCTGA
- a CDS encoding YecA family protein, translating into MEKARIGRNDPCPCGSGKKYKKCCGKNIASIDLILETELEQVQRDLMRWTMSGHKREIDAYLAPYYDRLALNHQTKQMYQYFAATWYINAVLREDGTTLLQKYIDTRKKALSDRVKNHLNKWQQAVPSVFRVTGWDGVYVFAEDLFTNEVKRVKAAAEGLIQREKGIAIGTILPAGNSYVFLATFFHIPEASGETATIENEVRNLFTNSNAENTRDWMAGSFLDVIERFMFESNDEVLNANEADKAVEQKKEEETVKSDLAELGEVQQESGLAPDHEKVAQIFHAYALGYDLPDYAQEFGNELWKTYCERTNPTLRKPEVAVAALVYLVETIRGGRMTQAELARLYEVSATSISSRYKAMCKELADEIEEMSRKVPENIK; encoded by the coding sequence ATGGAGAAAGCCAGAATTGGACGGAATGACCCGTGCCCATGCGGCAGTGGGAAAAAATACAAGAAATGCTGTGGCAAAAATATTGCATCCATTGACCTGATTCTCGAGACAGAACTGGAACAGGTGCAACGCGACCTCATGCGCTGGACAATGTCTGGCCATAAGCGCGAAATCGATGCATATCTTGCGCCGTACTATGACAGGCTCGCGCTCAATCACCAGACGAAACAGATGTACCAATATTTTGCAGCTACGTGGTATATTAACGCGGTTCTACGCGAAGATGGCACGACGCTGCTTCAGAAATATATCGATACACGCAAAAAAGCCCTGTCTGATCGTGTTAAGAATCACTTGAACAAATGGCAGCAGGCAGTTCCATCTGTTTTCCGAGTTACTGGTTGGGATGGAGTCTATGTATTTGCTGAAGACTTGTTCACAAATGAAGTGAAACGTGTCAAGGCTGCTGCTGAGGGATTGATTCAGCGCGAAAAGGGAATTGCAATCGGTACCATTTTGCCAGCAGGGAACAGTTATGTTTTCCTTGCTACTTTCTTCCATATTCCAGAAGCCTCTGGGGAAACAGCAACGATTGAAAATGAGGTTCGGAATCTGTTCACCAACAGTAATGCGGAGAATACACGTGATTGGATGGCCGGTTCATTCCTTGATGTGATTGAACGCTTCATGTTCGAGAGCAATGATGAGGTTCTCAATGCAAATGAGGCTGACAAAGCAGTTGAGCAGAAGAAAGAAGAAGAGACGGTTAAGAGCGACCTTGCAGAATTGGGAGAAGTTCAGCAGGAGAGTGGCCTTGCGCCTGATCATGAGAAAGTAGCCCAGATATTCCATGCCTATGCACTTGGCTATGACTTGCCGGACTATGCACAGGAGTTTGGTAATGAGCTGTGGAAAACGTATTGCGAACGTACAAATCCGACGCTTCGCAAGCCGGAAGTCGCTGTAGCTGCACTTGTCTATCTTGTTGAGACAATTCGCGGTGGCCGAATGACTCAGGCTGAACTTGCTCGACTGTATGAAGTTTCTGCGACAAGCATTTCTTCACGATACAAGGCAATGTGCAAGGAACTTGCTGATGAAATCGAAGAAATGAGCCGCAAAGTACCAGAAAATATTAAGTAA
- a CDS encoding DUF378 domain-containing protein produces the protein MKALNGIALLLVIVGGLNWLLVGLFNWNLVHAIFGGVPVLENIIYVIVGIAALYAISFFAIVSSGHRRNRHTHTTV, from the coding sequence ATGAAAGCCTTGAATGGAATCGCACTGTTGCTCGTTATCGTTGGCGGCTTGAATTGGCTCCTCGTCGGACTATTTAACTGGAATCTCGTACATGCAATCTTTGGGGGCGTGCCTGTTCTCGAGAATATCATTTATGTAATTGTCGGTATTGCTGCCCTTTATGCAATCAGCTTCTTCGCTATCGTCTCTTCAGGACACCGAAGAAACCGCCATACACACACAACTGTATAA
- a CDS encoding AMP-binding protein codes for MVGITDSYRTHADTLPDKLAIRCGEEAVNYGDWHERIERTANWLHSLEASRKVIAFLIPNGIPFLQLFAGAAHAGWTALPLDSKWTKQEIAVRLEVARPSIVIGPDEMFAERLNPITLPECLEKISHMPTGCMAHLYSQSGPFYMGFTSGTTGLPKAFVRSQRSWVDSFQCSEKDFGVLGTETILVPGSLISSHFLYGAIHALHAGATVILLEKFNALSVRELLESGSIHTVYVVPTMVEALIREGISDLPCAVKAISSGAKWQESVKAKLVQLGFQPFELYGASELSFVTVMAEGETSGHPACVGKACIGVGIEIRDNDGTEVQAGETGKIFVRSGLLFDGYLGENHNLEDIRDERGFITVDDMGWLDDRGYLHVAGREKNMILYGGLNIFPEEIERVLGSCPHVDEVAVIGRKDAYWGEIAVAVVRGKTTKLELQRWCKSQGLAAYKVPRQFYFIEEMPYTTSGKVARAELRDRFGKERSE; via the coding sequence ATGGTGGGGATTACAGATTCATATCGAACACATGCCGATACGCTGCCGGACAAGCTGGCAATCCGTTGCGGGGAAGAGGCAGTGAACTATGGTGATTGGCATGAGCGTATTGAAAGAACGGCGAACTGGTTACATTCATTAGAGGCTTCGCGAAAAGTGATCGCCTTTCTCATACCGAATGGCATCCCTTTTCTCCAGCTGTTCGCAGGAGCGGCACATGCTGGCTGGACAGCCTTGCCGCTCGACAGTAAATGGACAAAACAGGAGATCGCAGTGCGGTTAGAAGTAGCTCGTCCGTCGATCGTCATTGGACCCGACGAAATGTTCGCTGAGCGTTTGAATCCTATTACCTTGCCGGAATGTCTTGAAAAAATTAGCCATATGCCCACTGGGTGTATGGCTCATTTGTATTCTCAGTCTGGGCCATTTTATATGGGATTTACGTCAGGGACAACCGGATTGCCAAAAGCATTTGTCCGATCTCAAAGGTCGTGGGTAGATAGTTTTCAGTGTAGTGAAAAAGACTTTGGTGTATTAGGAACGGAAACAATCCTTGTTCCAGGATCTCTTATTTCATCCCATTTTCTATATGGAGCGATTCATGCACTTCACGCTGGTGCAACGGTCATCCTTTTGGAGAAATTCAATGCTTTAAGTGTAAGAGAACTGCTGGAATCAGGATCCATCCATACGGTCTATGTTGTGCCTACGATGGTGGAAGCATTGATCCGTGAAGGTATAAGTGATTTGCCATGCGCTGTTAAAGCGATTTCCTCAGGAGCGAAATGGCAGGAAAGTGTTAAAGCAAAACTCGTTCAACTGGGATTCCAGCCATTTGAGTTATATGGAGCGAGTGAACTTAGTTTTGTCACGGTAATGGCAGAGGGAGAAACGTCTGGCCATCCTGCATGTGTAGGCAAGGCTTGCATTGGTGTGGGAATTGAAATCCGAGATAATGATGGAACCGAAGTGCAAGCTGGTGAAACAGGGAAAATTTTTGTTCGAAGCGGCTTACTATTTGACGGCTATTTGGGTGAAAATCATAATTTAGAGGATATTCGTGATGAGCGTGGATTTATTACTGTAGATGATATGGGCTGGCTTGATGACCGTGGATATCTTCATGTCGCCGGAAGAGAGAAAAACATGATTCTCTACGGAGGCCTCAATATATTCCCGGAAGAGATCGAGAGGGTGCTGGGGAGTTGTCCACATGTGGATGAAGTAGCAGTCATCGGTCGCAAGGATGCCTATTGGGGAGAAATTGCTGTAGCTGTAGTTAGAGGCAAGACGACGAAGCTGGAACTGCAACGCTGGTGCAAAAGCCAGGGACTTGCAGCGTACAAAGTGCCGCGCCAATTTTATTTCATAGAAGAAATGCCTTATACAACAAGTGGGAAAGTTGCGCGAGCGGAACTTCGTGACCGATTTGGAAAGGAGAGAAGTGAATGA
- a CDS encoding 3-ketoacyl-ACP reductase, whose protein sequence is MAQSINGKIAFVTGAGKGIGRETALHLAREGVKVGLIARTAEDLEINVREIEEAGGTAAYATADVSNLEEVEAAVSELTEKLGTADILINNAGIAKFGGFMDLDPEEWKRIIEVNLIGAYNVTRAVLPQLIEKKAGDIINISSTAGEKGGPVMSAYSASKFGLLGLTESLAMEVRKHNIRVTALTPSTVATDLAFKENLTDGNPEKVLQPEDLAEFIVDQLKLHPRVFIKSAGLWSTNPS, encoded by the coding sequence TTGGCACAGTCCATCAATGGTAAAATCGCTTTTGTTACAGGAGCCGGAAAAGGGATCGGACGCGAGACTGCGCTCCATCTGGCACGTGAAGGTGTGAAAGTTGGCTTGATTGCGCGTACAGCTGAAGATCTTGAAATAAATGTTCGTGAAATCGAGGAAGCGGGCGGCACAGCAGCCTATGCGACTGCAGATGTTTCCAATCTGGAGGAAGTGGAAGCAGCCGTATCCGAGCTGACAGAAAAATTAGGAACAGCAGATATTCTTATCAACAATGCAGGAATTGCGAAGTTCGGCGGCTTTATGGATCTTGATCCAGAAGAGTGGAAGCGAATCATCGAAGTGAATTTAATCGGGGCTTATAATGTGACACGTGCCGTTCTTCCACAGCTCATTGAGAAGAAAGCCGGGGACATTATTAACATTTCCTCCACAGCTGGGGAAAAAGGCGGTCCTGTCATGAGTGCGTATAGTGCGTCCAAATTTGGTTTGCTCGGTTTAACAGAATCACTCGCCATGGAAGTGCGCAAACATAACATCCGAGTTACTGCTCTGACACCGAGCACTGTTGCAACAGACCTTGCTTTCAAGGAAAACCTTACAGACGGCAACCCAGAAAAAGTTCTCCAGCCTGAAGATCTTGCAGAATTCATCGTTGATCAGCTCAAGTTGCATCCGCGTGTCTTCATCAAGTCAGCCGGACTTTGGTCTACAAATCCGTCTTAA
- a CDS encoding biotin transporter BioY: MKVKDLTYIALLAAVVAAFGLMPPIPLGFTPVPITLQTLGVLLAGGLLGAKRGGLSLLLFLALVAAGLPLLSGGRGGFSVFVGPSAGFLISWPITAFVLGYIFSKFKSLKITNVLAVNLTVGIFLIYLIGVPVQAAIMNIGVGEAAVASLAFIPGDAVKAVIASIIVYRLRNHSYFAKMVAEDKKEKKNIPQAS; this comes from the coding sequence ATGAAAGTTAAAGATTTGACATACATAGCGTTGCTTGCGGCTGTAGTCGCAGCGTTTGGTCTCATGCCGCCGATACCACTCGGATTCACACCGGTTCCAATTACATTGCAGACACTTGGTGTTTTGCTTGCTGGGGGATTGCTTGGAGCGAAGCGCGGAGGACTCAGTCTATTGCTCTTTTTGGCACTCGTTGCCGCTGGTCTGCCATTGCTTTCAGGAGGAAGAGGCGGGTTCAGCGTGTTCGTTGGACCAAGCGCAGGGTTCCTCATTTCATGGCCAATCACCGCATTTGTTCTCGGTTACATCTTCTCTAAGTTTAAGAGCTTGAAGATTACAAATGTGTTAGCAGTTAATTTGACAGTAGGTATCTTCCTAATTTATTTGATCGGTGTTCCTGTTCAGGCGGCAATCATGAATATTGGTGTTGGAGAAGCGGCTGTAGCAAGTCTTGCATTCATCCCTGGTGATGCTGTCAAAGCAGTTATAGCTTCAATTATCGTCTACCGATTGCGCAATCACAGCTATTTTGCGAAAATGGTTGCAGAGGACAAGAAAGAAAAGAAAAATATCCCGCAAGCTTCATAA
- a CDS encoding sensor histidine kinase, with amino-acid sequence MKLFLREHFLLICVQFIQAGVIFLVLWLGGFRNISALAYAIFLQIFFLIAYLTYHYLGRRHYYAKLEEGITKLEESLEKTDRSPAAMHLDSMLKQQYQLYAKKIREAEERQEEHLEFIDRWVHQMKTPLSVIELTAQNVDEPDSSNIREETERIKSGLNTVLYMARLRNIEHDFRIRPVELAKVVKEVNAENKRFYIRNSVYPRLDEKQADITVESDEKWIFFILEQLIQNAVKYSAGKSSHIDIRIYKRGSSAVLEVLDEGIGIPAEDRRRIFHKFHTGTNGRKYRESTGMGLYLVKEVCKRLGHKVEMDSEVGEGSSFRIVFSPTQTLHQCKVSER; translated from the coding sequence ATGAAGTTGTTTCTTCGTGAACATTTTCTGCTTATTTGTGTCCAGTTCATTCAGGCTGGGGTAATTTTTCTCGTGCTATGGTTGGGCGGTTTCAGAAACATTTCAGCCCTTGCCTATGCGATATTCTTGCAAATTTTCTTCCTAATCGCCTATCTTACATATCATTATCTCGGCCGGCGCCATTATTATGCGAAACTGGAGGAAGGGATCACGAAGCTGGAAGAGTCTCTGGAAAAGACGGATCGCTCCCCGGCAGCAATGCATCTCGACTCTATGCTGAAGCAGCAATATCAGCTCTATGCGAAGAAAATTCGCGAGGCGGAAGAACGGCAAGAGGAGCATCTGGAATTTATCGACCGCTGGGTGCATCAGATGAAGACGCCACTCTCGGTCATTGAGTTGACGGCGCAGAATGTAGATGAACCGGATTCTTCCAATATTCGCGAGGAAACGGAGCGGATCAAGAGCGGCCTCAACACAGTCCTTTACATGGCGCGGTTGCGCAATATTGAGCATGATTTTCGTATTCGACCAGTCGAGCTCGCAAAGGTCGTGAAGGAAGTAAATGCCGAAAATAAACGTTTCTATATTCGTAATTCTGTCTATCCAAGACTCGACGAAAAGCAGGCAGACATTACAGTTGAATCTGATGAAAAGTGGATATTTTTCATCTTGGAGCAGCTTATTCAGAATGCGGTTAAATACTCTGCCGGCAAAAGCAGTCATATCGATATCCGTATTTATAAACGTGGCAGTTCTGCGGTTCTGGAAGTTCTTGATGAAGGCATCGGGATACCCGCAGAGGATAGACGGCGCATCTTTCACAAATTCCATACGGGTACAAATGGACGCAAATACCGTGAGTCAACCGGCATGGGCCTTTATCTTGTGAAGGAAGTGTGCAAGCGACTCGGGCATAAGGTCGAAATGGATTCTGAAGTCGGAGAAGGATCGTCATTCCGCATCGTGTTTAGTCCGACGCAAACCTTACACCAATGTAAGGTAAGTGAAAGATAG
- a CDS encoding TraB/GumN family protein codes for MSENELNENKLSIEPAEPEEIPAENSIPEEQNITRIHVNGKECILIGTAHVSRHSAEQVKAVIERERPDSVCVELDEGRYQSITDGKKWSNMDIFSVIKEKKATLLLMNLAISAFQKRMADQFNIQPGQEMIQGIESAKEVGAELVLADREIQTTFTRIWHGMGLKGKAALMTQLVGGVFTNEKISEEDLEKMKQQDMIDSVLQEISGAFPELKTHLIDERDQYLAQKIKDAPGEKVVAVLGAAHVPGIRQEIQKDHDLDALVEKPQKSKWPKVVGWMIPIAVIAMIIYTFIYNPDIGYQQALSWALWHGGLSGLGAALAFGHPLAILTAFVLAPFTSLNPMIAAGWFAGFAQAYVKKPTVGDFESLASDVTTFKGFWNNKVTRVLLVIVLANIGSSLGTFIGGLDVVRLFFQHL; via the coding sequence ATGAGCGAAAACGAATTGAATGAAAACAAATTGTCCATTGAACCTGCTGAACCGGAAGAGATTCCTGCAGAGAACTCTATACCGGAAGAGCAGAATATTACACGTATCCATGTGAATGGCAAAGAGTGCATTCTGATTGGTACGGCGCATGTATCTCGCCATAGCGCAGAACAGGTAAAGGCAGTCATTGAGCGTGAGCGTCCGGACTCTGTCTGTGTCGAACTTGATGAAGGACGCTACCAGTCCATCACAGACGGCAAAAAGTGGAGCAATATGGATATTTTCTCTGTAATCAAGGAGAAAAAGGCGACTTTGCTGCTGATGAATCTTGCCATCTCGGCATTCCAGAAGCGGATGGCCGATCAATTTAACATCCAGCCGGGCCAAGAAATGATACAAGGTATTGAATCGGCGAAAGAAGTCGGTGCTGAGCTAGTCCTGGCTGACCGTGAAATCCAGACAACTTTCACGAGAATCTGGCATGGCATGGGTCTTAAAGGTAAAGCAGCGCTTATGACACAACTTGTTGGCGGTGTTTTCACCAATGAGAAGATTAGTGAAGAAGACTTGGAGAAAATGAAGCAGCAGGATATGATCGACTCGGTCCTTCAAGAAATATCAGGTGCATTTCCAGAATTGAAAACACATCTGATCGATGAGCGCGACCAATACCTCGCTCAGAAAATTAAAGATGCCCCTGGTGAGAAGGTCGTCGCAGTTCTCGGAGCAGCCCACGTACCAGGCATTCGACAGGAGATCCAGAAAGATCATGACCTGGATGCCCTTGTTGAGAAGCCACAGAAGTCCAAATGGCCGAAAGTTGTCGGGTGGATGATTCCGATTGCTGTCATTGCGATGATTATCTACACATTCATCTACAATCCGGATATTGGATATCAGCAAGCGTTGAGCTGGGCGCTTTGGCATGGAGGTTTGTCAGGTCTCGGAGCGGCACTGGCCTTTGGTCATCCGTTAGCTATTTTAACCGCCTTTGTGCTCGCCCCGTTCACTTCACTGAACCCAATGATTGCCGCTGGGTGGTTTGCCGGGTTTGCCCAAGCATATGTTAAGAAACCGACTGTAGGGGACTTCGAATCATTAGCGAGTGATGTCACTACGTTCAAGGGATTTTGGAACAACAAAGTGACCCGTGTCCTGCTCGTAATCGTACTTGCAAATATTGGCTCAAGTCTTGGAACATTCATCGGGGGCCTCGATGTTGTGCGATTGTTCTTCCAGCATCTCTAG
- a CDS encoding acetyl-CoA C-acyltransferase, with protein sequence MREAVIVRAGRTAIGKVNGIHREKEAYELAASVIGPLASGIEEKIDDVLLGNVVGPGGNVARVAALEAGLPVHVPGLTLDRQCSAGLEAVRLASLMVQAGAGNCFIAGGVESASTSPFPKRARFAPDRFGDPDMVPAAENVAKEYGIARAEQDAFARESHERSRAAFAEGTFSREIVDGQVDEALAKERNIARIISRARPLVDVQGATVTAANSCQINDGAAAVVVMEGQSAREYGLKPVLRFTDSFVIGADSNLPGAAPIPAIRELLQRNGLSVADIGRFEINEAFASKICAIAGTLGIPSERINPYGGALAIGHPYGASGAVLVTRLFHTADQHGSKYAVAAIGSGGGIGLAVLFEVLR encoded by the coding sequence ATGAGAGAGGCGGTCATTGTCCGAGCAGGTCGGACTGCAATTGGGAAAGTGAACGGCATTCATCGTGAGAAGGAAGCTTATGAACTTGCAGCTTCTGTTATCGGTCCACTTGCTTCAGGAATAGAAGAAAAAATTGATGATGTGCTGCTCGGCAATGTTGTCGGACCGGGTGGAAATGTTGCGCGGGTAGCGGCGCTGGAGGCGGGTCTTCCAGTCCATGTACCCGGCCTGACACTTGACCGCCAATGCAGTGCAGGGTTGGAAGCTGTCCGGCTCGCTTCTCTCATGGTACAAGCAGGTGCTGGGAATTGCTTTATCGCTGGTGGTGTCGAGAGTGCAAGCACTTCGCCTTTTCCGAAACGAGCCCGCTTTGCACCAGACCGGTTTGGCGACCCGGACATGGTTCCGGCAGCAGAGAATGTGGCGAAAGAATATGGTATTGCGCGAGCGGAACAGGACGCATTTGCTCGAGAAAGCCATGAACGGAGCAGAGCAGCTTTTGCTGAAGGAACTTTCTCACGTGAAATCGTCGATGGGCAGGTCGATGAAGCATTGGCAAAAGAGCGCAACATCGCTCGCATTATTTCTCGAGCTCGTCCGCTTGTTGATGTGCAAGGAGCGACTGTGACTGCGGCGAACAGCTGTCAGATCAATGATGGAGCCGCTGCTGTCGTTGTCATGGAAGGCCAAAGTGCCCGTGAATACGGTTTGAAGCCTGTGCTTCGTTTTACAGATAGTTTCGTAATTGGTGCTGACTCTAATTTACCTGGAGCCGCTCCAATCCCAGCAATCCGGGAGTTGCTTCAACGGAACGGACTGAGTGTGGCTGATATAGGCCGATTTGAAATTAATGAAGCATTCGCATCAAAAATATGTGCAATCGCAGGGACGCTTGGCATCCCGTCAGAACGCATCAATCCGTATGGCGGAGCGCTTGCAATCGGACATCCTTATGGAGCATCAGGGGCGGTGCTCGTCACTCGGCTTTTCCACACTGCTGATCAGCACGGATCAAAATATGCCGTCGCAGCGATTGGAAGTGGTGGTGGAATCGGGCTGGCGGTTCTGTTCGAGGTGCTAAGATGA